In Campylobacter sp. 2014D-0216, the following proteins share a genomic window:
- a CDS encoding PoNe immunity protein domain-containing protein, producing the protein MEKKCIALDKYSRGDDINIVKKDLEAYILEKEKNRLETGLDIGYYRGNAIELCVRVLLDMDTTCLLELIEEDERKRRDILNRDWFLHFIGSKGKNLNLERKCVCKEHELIKEFIATQDIEFLHKYMKKHTRLRYPLDTWDLEGATIVKLMNLDKEEFKQYKYFPYELI; encoded by the coding sequence ATGGAAAAAAAATGTATTGCTTTAGATAAATACTCTCGTGGTGATGATATAAACATAGTTAAAAAAGATTTAGAAGCATACATACTAGAAAAAGAAAAAAATCGTTTAGAAACGGGATTGGATATTGGCTATTACAGGGGAAATGCTATTGAACTTTGCGTTAGAGTATTATTGGATATGGATACTACTTGTTTGCTAGAATTAATAGAAGAAGATGAGAGAAAAAGAAGGGACATACTCAATAGAGATTGGTTTTTGCATTTTATAGGTTCTAAGGGTAAGAATTTAAATTTAGAACGCAAATGTGTTTGCAAAGAACATGAACTAATTAAAGAATTTATAGCCACACAAGATATTGAGTTTTTACATAAATATATGAAAAAACACACAAGGTTAAGATATCCTTTAGATACCTGGGATCTTGAAGGTGCTACAATTGTAAAACTAATGAATTTGGATAAAGAAGAATTTAAACAGTATAAATACTTTCCTTATGAATTAATATAA